DNA sequence from the Thermoplasma sp. Kam2015 genome:
TACCACGTTCATCTACAGCCCTGAGATGTTCCCGACTGCATTGAGAGGCATGGGATCAGGGCTTTCGTCTGCAGGTGGAAAGCTGGGTGCATTCATAGGCACTGCCCTCAACGTTGTGATCTTCGCAGCGTTCGGTGAGAATAATCTGTTTCTGATCCTTGCGGGCATATCACTACTTGGAGCATTGTTGACCCTATTTTTCCTGCCAGAAACATCTGGAAGGACTCTTGAGGACATATCCGGAGAGAGGGATTTTAAGAGATCCGTCGGAAGCGGATCAAGAAAATGATATTCAGTCATATCCATTTTCAGGTTTTTATCTCTCATTCATCCGTTTTCCTTCAAAATTGTTGGAAAGAATTTCAGCATTCCAAGAGAACGAAGATATCCGCATGACGAAAACATTATTAATCAAGTTTAAATATGCCCCACATCCTGTGGTAATATGGTTAGTGTCAAATACGTTCCAAGCGATCTGTTGATCAATTACGTCTCTGAGAAGTTAAAGAACGAAAAGAAGATAGCAGAGCCAGACTGGTCCAAATATGTCAAGACCGGTATAAGCCGTGAAAAATCACCGGTTAACAGGGACTGGATCTATGTACGCGCTGCCGCAATGCTGAGAAAACTTTACATAAATGGAAATCTAGGTATATCCAGAATGAGCAGCGAATACGGTGGCAAGGTAGACAGAGGATCGAAGAGATATCATGCATCTCAGGGAAGCAGATCCATAGTGAGATATCTGTTCCATGAACTGGAGAAGGCCGGGTATGTGCAGAAGACTCCGAAGGGCAGATCACTATCTCCTGAAGGCATGTCCCTGCTGGATAACGCAAGCAAGGACATAATAAAGCAGCTTGCAGAGAAAGATCCAGCGTTTCAGAAGTTCATCTGAAGCAGATGATTGGATCTGGCGTATTGAGTGCGCCAATGCCTGTGCAAAACACTTATAAGTTAAATGGAGATAGGTAACATAGTGGATATGATTGCTTGGCGGATATATCTTCAGGTGGTATATCCGTGATCTTGCTGATGAAACATGGCATCTCATCCGAAAGTGATGGATATGGATGATGACGAGGAACTTGAAAGAATAAGAAGACAGCAATTAGAGAGCATGCAAAGGCAGGCCATGCAGGAACAGATGCGTGAGGAGCAGGAGAAACAGAGAGAGGCAGAGAAGGCCAGGCGTCAGCAGATACTGAGACAGATACTCGATCCATCTGCAAGGGAGCGTCTTAACAACGTGAGGCTTGTTAGACCCGATCTGGCCGATAATGTCGAAAATCAGCTCATACAGCTTGCCAGCATGGGAAGGATCAACCGCATGCTGACAGAAAGGGATATAATTGATATATTAAGTAAGCTTACCGAAAATAAGAGAGAACCAAGGATAGAGAGGAGAAGCAAATGAGCCGGAACAAGGAACTTGGAAGAAAGATACGATTGATGAAGAAGGTAAAGCAGAACAGAAGAGTTCCTGGCTGGGTCATGATGAAGACCGCCAGGAAAGTAACGCAGAATCCGCTGCGAAGAAACTGGAGACGCGGCAGTCTAAAGATATGAGGTGAATGAAATGGCGGATGAAACGGTCACTCAGGAGGTCATAATAAACGTCCCACTTAGGGATGCAAAAGCCTCTTCAAGGAAGAGGAGAGCGGATACTGCTGTATCTGTACTCAGAAATTTTATCTCCAGAAAGATGAAGATCGATGAGTCGAAGATATGGATCGACCCGAAAGTAAGTGAAAAGATATGGGAAAGAGGAAGGGAACATATCCCATCAAAGTTATCGGTGAAGGTAATAAAATTAGAAGAGGGAACCACCGAAATCATAATGCCTTGATTCCGGTTCAATCATTTTTTGTATTCACAGTCTGCGGTGATGTGTTGTGATAAGGAAGACGTCAGTGCTTAGAAGTAACTTTATCGGTATATATGCCAAGGCTTGGGATGACGTTGCCTTCATCACAATGATGGCCGATGATAAGACTGTGGCCGATTTTCAGGAAGTCCTGCAGGTCGACGTCAGGAAAATAAGCATAGATAACTCCAGCCTGATAGGAACGATGATGGTGATGAACTCAAACGGCCTCATCGTACCCTATGGCTCAGAGATAGCTGGCCTTGGAGATCTCGACGGCAGGAACGTGTTACAGTTGAAGGACAAGATAAACGCCATTGGAAACGACATTATAGCCAACGATCACGGCGCAATAATCCATAAAAATTTCAGCAACAGATCCAGGAAGGAGATAGAAGACACGCTTGGCGTGGAAACAATACGGACGACAATAGGAAATATCCTGACCGTTGGTTCAGCCGGTATACTCACCTCCAAGGGTATGCTCGTCAATCCGGAAACCGATGAGGACGAACTTGAGTTTCTCAAGGATTTCTTCAAAGTGTCCGTAAAATCAGGAACGGCAAATTTCGGAAGCATCTATGTGGGCGCCTCGATAGTGGCAAATTCGAAGGGGGTGCTTGTGGGAAAAGATACAACGCCGATAGAAATGGATAGGATTGACGACGTACTTTCATGAACGTATGCTAAATCCATCCGGATCCTTAGGCAATCGCTGAATGGCAATAGGCTTAGAATTGAGGTAATGACATCTGGCGATGGAATATTTGAAATAACATATCGTCCTCAAGATTACGCTGTTCCTTGCCAGGATCTATCTTCTGAACCCTCTGACCTGAGATATCTTTATTATGGGTTTGAGTTCTATGCCGTTTTCCCTGAGAAGTTCGGATCCGCCTTCCTCCCTGTCAACGACGCAGAAAGCGCGCTTAACAATCGCGCCATTTTCACGCAGTGTCTGCACAGCCTTCAGCACAGAATTTCCTGTGGTGACAACGTCCTCTATGACATCTATCTCCTCCCCCTTTTCAAGCTTTCCAACAAGGAGGCTCATGGTTCCATGCGATCGTTCCTTCCTCACGATTATGTAGGGTACAGAAAGCTGCAGGGCCGTTGCGACAACAAGCGGAACGGCACCGAGTTCCATGCCAGCTATCTTCTTTGATCTTATCATGGTAGAAAATTCAGATGCTATATTTTTCAGCAGAGATGGGTCTGTCGCCGCCTCCTTTATGTCAACATAATATGTGGATCTTTTTCCAGATGTTAATACAAAATCACCGAATTTTATCGCGCCAACTCTCAGTAGATCCTCTTCAAGTCCAACCATATAATATCATAAGGGCTATGGGCTTGTAAGAAAAAAAGGTTTCCATATTGAATTATGCAGGCCACAGATGATCAACATCATCTCTGGGTGTTATGAGGCCGGAACCTCATTGAGACGATTTCGGAGGTCATGTTAATTAACCAGCATAGCATATTTCAGCGGACAATGTACGAGAACAGGCAGTATCAGGCAGAGGCCATAGATTTCCTCGGTAAATCACTCCAGGATCATTATGGCGTGGCGTTGGAATCGCCAACAGGATCTGGAAAGACCATAATGGCTCTTAGATCTGCTCTGAAATATGCCAGCGAAAGGAAGCTGAAGATCCTGTATCTCGTGCGCACAAATTCTCAAGAGGAACAGGTCATCAGAGAGCTTCGCGCGATTTCTTCTGCGACAAAGGTCAGGGCTATACCGATGCAGGGTAGAGTTAACATGTGCATACTCTACCATATGATCGAGGATCTCCATGAGATAAATGCAGAATCGCTGGCCAAATTCTGCAACATGAAGAAACGCGAGGTCATGGCGGGCAACGAATCTGCCTGCCCATATTTCAACTTCAAGATAAGATCGGACGAAACTAAGAGATATATATTCGAAGAACTCCCAACCGCAGAGGAGTTCTATGAATACGGAGAAAGAAACAACGTTTGCCCGTACGAGAGCATGAAGGCAGCACTGCCTGATGCAGAGATTGTTGTGGCGCCGTATGCTTATTTTCTCAACAGAAACATAGCTGAAAAGTTTCTCAGCCACTGGGGTGTATCAAGAAACCAGCTCGTGATCATCCTCGACGAGGCGCACAATCTTCCGGATATAGGCCGATCAATAGGATCGTTCAGGATATCCATTGAATCGCTCAACAGGGCCGACAAGGAGGCACAGGCCTACGGCGATCCAGAACTTTCACAGAAGATACATG
Encoded proteins:
- the pyrE gene encoding orotate phosphoribosyltransferase, which produces MVGLEEDLLRVGAIKFGDFVLTSGKRSTYYVDIKEAATDPSLLKNIASEFSTMIRSKKIAGMELGAVPLVVATALQLSVPYIIVRKERSHGTMSLLVGKLEKGEEIDVIEDVVTTGNSVLKAVQTLRENGAIVKRAFCVVDREEGGSELLRENGIELKPIIKISQVRGFRR
- a CDS encoding translation initiation factor IF-6: MIRKTSVLRSNFIGIYAKAWDDVAFITMMADDKTVADFQEVLQVDVRKISIDNSSLIGTMMVMNSNGLIVPYGSEIAGLGDLDGRNVLQLKDKINAIGNDIIANDHGAIIHKNFSNRSRKEIEDTLGVETIRTTIGNILTVGSAGILTSKGMLVNPETDEDELEFLKDFFKVSVKSGTANFGSIYVGASIVANSKGVLVGKDTTPIEMDRIDDVLS
- a CDS encoding 30S ribosomal protein S19e — its product is MVSVKYVPSDLLINYVSEKLKNEKKIAEPDWSKYVKTGISREKSPVNRDWIYVRAAAMLRKLYINGNLGISRMSSEYGGKVDRGSKRYHASQGSRSIVRYLFHELEKAGYVQKTPKGRSLSPEGMSLLDNASKDIIKQLAEKDPAFQKFI
- a CDS encoding 50S ribosomal protein L39e — translated: MSRNKELGRKIRLMKKVKQNRRVPGWVMMKTARKVTQNPLRRNWRRGSLKI
- a CDS encoding 50S ribosomal protein L31e, with the protein product MADETVTQEVIINVPLRDAKASSRKRRADTAVSVLRNFISRKMKIDESKIWIDPKVSEKIWERGREHIPSKLSVKVIKLEEGTTEIIMP
- a CDS encoding DNA-binding protein; protein product: MDDDEELERIRRQQLESMQRQAMQEQMREEQEKQREAEKARRQQILRQILDPSARERLNNVRLVRPDLADNVENQLIQLASMGRINRMLTERDIIDILSKLTENKREPRIERRSK